From Roseofilum capinflatum BLCC-M114:
TCTCAATACTGGTATTAGCGTGCCCGAAGCTGGGATTATTTACAACGACATAAAACCAACTGCCTGTCGAGTCGCAGAAGAACTAGAACAGCAACTGCTCCAACGGGGATGGAGCGTGAAACTGGCGACAGGTGCAGGGGGAATATTGGGATATTCCCATCCGGATCGTCCCATCTGTCGTACTCCTATCGATCATGTGGTTCCCCCAGAATTTAATTCACAGATGAAAGTGGCGATCGTCCTAGGTGGCGATGGTACGGTGCTTTCTGCTGCTCGACAAGTGGCTCCTTGTGGGATTCCCATGTTAACTGTCAATACAGGTCATATGGGCTTTCTGACAGAAACTTACATTAATCATCTTTCAGAAGCGATCGAGCAACTGGAGAATGACACCTACAGCATAGAAGACCGCACGATGTTAACGGTGCGCGTCTATAACAATCATTCTCAAAATCCGGCTAGTGGAGGCCAGTCCCTACGTCCTAGTGTCTGGGAAGCTCTATGCTTAAACGAAATGGTACTACACCGAGAGCCTCTGACGAGTATGTGCCATTTTGAAATTAAAATTGGTCATCATGCCCCTGTGGATATGGCGGCTGATGGGGTTATTGTCTCCACTCCTACCGGCTCAACGGCCTACTCCCTGAGTGCAGGAGGAGCTGTCGTAACGCCGGGAGTGCCTGTGTTGCAACTGATGCCCATTTGCCCCCATTCCTTAGCCTCACGCCCTCTGATCTTTAATGATAGCGATCCAGTAACGATTTATCCCGTCTATCCCAATCGGTTAGTGATGGTGGTTGATGGTAATGGAGGCTGTTATGTTTCTCCTGAAGATGAGGTAGTGGTTGAAAAAGCCCCCTATCGTGC
This genomic window contains:
- a CDS encoding NAD(+) kinase; protein product: MPEAGIIYNDIKPTACRVAEELEQQLLQRGWSVKLATGAGGILGYSHPDRPICRTPIDHVVPPEFNSQMKVAIVLGGDGTVLSAARQVAPCGIPMLTVNTGHMGFLTETYINHLSEAIEQLENDTYSIEDRTMLTVRVYNNHSQNPASGGQSLRPSVWEALCLNEMVLHREPLTSMCHFEIKIGHHAPVDMAADGVIVSTPTGSTAYSLSAGGAVVTPGVPVLQLMPICPHSLASRPLIFNDSDPVTIYPVYPNRLVMVVDGNGGCYVSPEDEVVVEKAPYRARFVRLQSTEFFRILREKLGWGLPHIAKPTSVELP